The Pocillopora verrucosa isolate sample1 chromosome 2, ASM3666991v2, whole genome shotgun sequence genome has a segment encoding these proteins:
- the LOC131782567 gene encoding reticulocalbin-2 translates to MFRSWWLALLILGITVSFAFTEDDHLKPGHSEDEHDEDEHDEEMADHADEQNPADEEETEDEEKDDDKMEDDNDDDEEDESQGDDGGEDENDQSHLEHDAFLGDNYTEFKGLSPEDAKTKLAQLIKDEVDLNKDGVLTEDEIRQRFHVTTKEYRKKEVMETMKQHDEDKDGKVSWEEFKKGHFSDDGKDEDAKEQMKEDEEKFKFADEDGDGKLDLEEYMAFYHPGDNPRMTEFTIEDSLKKHDKDKDGQISKKEFLATFSDVNDDAKEEMEKDFANNFDKDKSGKLDKEEMKSWLFPDDDFSTEEPKTLIKEADEDKDGKLTMDEIMKNYKVFIEDEPEDSSHDEL, encoded by the exons ATGTTTCGTTCTTGGTGGTTAGCTCTGTTAATTTTAGGTATCACTGTGAGTTTTGCTTTCACGGAAGATGATCATTTGAAGCCTGGACATTCAGAAGATGAACACGACGAAGACGAACACGATGAAGAAATGGCAGACCATGCAGACGAACAGAATCCTGCTGATGAGGAGGAAACAGAGGATGAGGAAAAAGACGACGATAAAATGGAAGATGAcaacgatgatgatgaagaagatgaaagTCAAGGAGATGATGGAGGAGAAGATGAAAATGATCAAAGTCACCTTGAACACGACGCATTTTTAG GAGACAACTACACTGAATTCAAAGGGCTTTCCCCCGAAGACGCAAAAACCAAACTGGCGCAACTAATCAAAGATGAAGTAGATCTGAATAAGGACGGAGTGTTGACAGAGGATGAGATCAGACAGAGATTTCACGTAACTACAAAGgaatacaggaaaaaagaagTCATGGAAACCATGAAACAACACGATGAGG ACAAAGATGGCAAGGTATCATGGGAGGAATTCAAAAAAGGTCATTTCTCTGATGATGGTAAAGATGAAGACGCCaaagaacaaatgaaagaagatgaagaaaaatttaaatttgctgATGAAGATGGAGACGGGAAGTTAGACTTGGAGGAATACATGGCGTTTTACCACCCAGGG GATAATCCAAGAATGACGGAATTTACCATCGAAGATAGCCTCAAAAAACACGACAAAGATAAGGATGGtcaaatatcaaagaaagaatttttag CTACATTCAGTGATGTAAATGATGACgctaaagaagaaatggaaaaggaTTTCGCCAACAACTTTGATAAGGACAAGAGTGGCAAACTGGACAAAGAAGAGATGAAAAGCTGGCTGTTCCCAGATGATGACTTCTCCACTGAAGAACCTAAAACACTCATAAAAGAGGCTGATGAAGACAAAGATGGCAAACTTACCATGGATGAGattatgaaaaattataaaGTCTTCATTGAGGATGAGCCTGAAGATTCAAGCCACGATGAATTATAA
- the LOC131782502 gene encoding histone deacetylase 1 has product MAYTTTGGKKRVCYYYDGDIGNYYYGQGHPMKPHRIRMTHNLLLNYGLYRKMEIYRPHKANLDEMTKYHSDDYIKFLKTIRPDNMSEYTKQMQRFNVGEDCPVFDGLFEFCQLSTGGSIAGAVKLNKQQTDVAINWAGGLHHAKKSEASGFCYVNDIVLAILELLKYHQRVLYIDIDIHHGDGVEEAFYTTDRVMTVSFHKYGEYFPGTGDLRDIGAGKGKYYAVNFPLRDGIDDESYEQIFNPVVSKVMEVYKPNAVVLQCGADSLAGDRLGCFNLSLKGHAQCVNFVKKFNLPLLVLGGGGYTIRNVARCWTFETAVALDSDIANELPYNDYFEYFGPDFKLHISPSNMANQNTNDYLEKIKQRLFENLRMLPHAPGVQMHPIPDDAPVLEESDNEEDMEPDRRISIRASDKHVAPQEELSDSEDEGDSRRDIQAPKEPKRSRKRPKVSSTPVEKMVTNGVENTVNDDSKPSAMSNENTPSSKPSTSPVEEKEKPKSSTSTPKEGSPQTVASVTSEMSTEPPPEQEASRKSPEAAESATTGKEDAEEAMEVQESDAPPNTDGDTLSNAENNGATSTAKSNSPQPVEEEEKEKAPPAEESGDASKDEETKMEH; this is encoded by the exons ATGGCGTACACAACTACTGGCGGAAAGAAAAGAGTTTGCTATTATTACGATG GTGACATTGGTAACTACTACTACGGTCAAGGCCATCCCATGAAGCCACATCGTATTCGAATGACCCACAACTTGCTTCTTAACTATGGCCTGTATAGGAAAATGGAGATCTAC CGTCCACACAAAGCAAACCTGGACGAGATGACTAAATACCATTCAGATGATTACATAAAATTCTTAAAGACTATAAGACCCGACAACATGTCCGAATACACAAAGCAAATGCAGAGAT TCAATGTTGGTGAGGACTGCCCTGTCTTTGATGGTTTGTTTGAGTTCTGTCAGCTTTCAACAGGCGGATCAATTG CTGGAGCAGTGAAGCTAAATAAACAACAGACAGACGTGGCTATAAACTGGGCTGGTGGCCTGCATCATGCTAAGAAATCTGAAGCATCAGGGTTTTGTTATGTCAATGATATTGTTCTGGCCATTTTAGAGCTTCTGAA GTACCACCAGCGCGTATTATACATTGATATTGACATTCACCATGGTGATGGAGTAGAAGAGGCATTCTATACCACCGATCGTGTCATGACAGTGTCGTTTCACAAATATGGAGAATATTTCCCTGGAACTGGTGATTTGAGG GATATTGGAGCAGGAAAAGGGAAATATTATGCTGTGAATTTTCCTCTTAGAGATGGAATTGATGATGAGTCTTATGAACAAATTTTCAATCCT GTTGTCTCAAAGGTAATGGAAGTATACAAACCAAATGCTGTTGTGCTTCAGTGTGGAGCAGACTCTTTGGCCGGAGACAGACTTGGCTGCTTCAATCTGTCACTCAAAG GCCATGCTCAGTGTGTGAATTTTGTGAAGAAGTTCAATCTTCCATTGTTAGTTCTTGGAGGAGGGGGATACACAATCAGGAATGTTGCAAGATGCTGGACATTTGAGACAGCAGTAGCTTTGGATTCTGATATTGCAAATG aACTTCCCTACAATGATTACTTTGAGTACTTTGGTCCAGACTTCAAACTCCACATTAGTCCATCCAATATGGCCAACCAAAACACAAATGATTACCTGGAAAAGATCAA aCAGAGATTGTTTGAAAACTTGAGAATGCTTCCCCATGCTCCAGGAGTACAGATGCACC CCATTCCTGATGATGCACCAGTTCTGGAGGAAAGTGACAATGAAGAGGACATGGAACCTGACAGAAGAATAAGTA tcCGTGCATCAGATAAACATGTTGCACCTCAGGAAGAATTGTCAGATTCAGAAGATGAAGGAGACAGCAGAAGAGACATACAGGCACCAAAGGAGCCAAAGCGATCCCGCAAGCGACCCAAAGTATCCAGTACACCAGTGGAAAAAATGGTCACAAATGGTGTTGAAAATACTGTCAATGATGACTCAAAACCATCAGCCATGTCAAATGAGAACACACCCTCTTCAAAACCCAGCACCTCCCCTGTGGAGGAGAAAGAGAAACCCAAGAGCTCAACAAGCACTCCCAAGGAGGGGTCCCCTCAGACAGTTGCTAGTGTTACATCTGAGATGTCAACTGAGCCACCTCCTGAACAAGAAGCCAGTAGAAAAAG TCCTGAAGCTGCTGAAAGTGCTACTACTGGGAAAGAGGATGCAGAAGAAGCTATGGAAGTACAGGAGTCTGACGCCCCTCCAAATACTGATGG AGATACTTTGTCCAATGCAGAAAACAATGGAGCAACCAGTACAG CAAAAAGCAACTCACCCCAGCCGGTCGAAgaggaggagaaagaaaaggctCCTCCAGCTGAAGAAAGCGGGGACGCCTCAAAAGATGAAGAGACCAAGATGGAACACTGA
- the LOC131782584 gene encoding LON peptidase N-terminal domain and RING finger protein 1, producing MENLSRDQKSYAKKNTLDSLLEQGELLARNGKLDQSFSAYSNAFRVGVVPKERIESLVTALLEFQRNKLCKEKKEGKGSPVVNSSGNILICSLCQCLFLKPVTLSCGHTFCQSCLIEERSFTGRVECTKCGKFESEDMKHSVNLLITNSIQKWFPSEFQNQVDKLVGHKHLSENDAKSAVDCFTKILSVSANDFHCLCWRSDALLQTEQFELALQDIEQACKLRPTSARTVYRKAAVLANCAKHEGVLSSKHEESVLALLRCSALAPGCERYRREFTESLHQLLSPKFTNSNRTLLVLRAAGTKLVATPQEKALNGSLGKHFNTLAHGGERSFSGEVNSENNSGENTFSKRSSSQSGSMFKRRRQRSRSFSNSEEAPSNFERQQNKKSKGENCTAGVTYEDKLKDLDDFECKLCFNLLFQPITTICGHTFCRECLERCLDHRVECPCCRTVLDQYDRGVPNMEVTEVLELILVNYFTAYYNERKRNYQESIEKLASVGKDGHAQVPIFVCTLAVPKVPCPLHIFEPRYRLMLRRCVSSGSKQFGMCVPSDDSNKNFADYGTMLNIKSVNFLPDGRSIVDTEGGERFHVVSRGMLDGYHTATVEWLKDEQVEDADEIRQLHELNRTGHNTLQTWFSQMTSRQQQCIMNAIGPIPALREDIQLCNNGPDWMWWVLAALPLQDKPKLIILGMTSILERLNSIIRFLQLMLSLQKKSMETESPGS from the exons ATGGAAAACTTGTCTAGGGACCAGAAAAGTTATGCAAAAAAGAATACTCTCGATTCTCTTTTGGAACAGGGAGAATTGTTGGCTCGAAACGGAAAACTCGATCAGTCGTTCAGTGCTTATTCAAATGCTTTCCGTGTTGGAGTTGTACCAAAGGAACGTATCGAATCTTTGGTGACCGCACTGTTGgaatttcaaagaaacaaactatgtaaagagaagaaagaaggaaaaggttCTCCAGTGGTAAACAGCAgcggaaatattttaatttgctCTCTTTGTCAGTGCCTTTTTCTGAAGCCAGTTACCCTCTCCTGCGGTCATACATTTTGTCAAAGTTGCCTCATTGAGGAGCGTTCGTTCACCGGTCGAGTGGAGTGTACGAAATGCGGAAAGTTTGAGTCGGAAGATATGAAACACTCAGTGAATTTACTAATCACGAACTCCATTCAGAAATGGTTTCCCTCGGAGTTTCAGAATCAAGTGGATAAACTTGTCGGACATAAACATCTCTCTGAGAACGACGCGAAATCAGCTGTTGATTGTTTTACCAAGATCCTGTCGGTATCTGCTAATGATTTTCACTGTTTGTGCTGGCGTTCTGATGCACTTCTCCAAACTGAACAATTTGAGTTGGCGCTTCAAGACATCGAGCAAGCATGTAAACTTCGCCCTACTTCAGCAAGAACTGTCTACAGGAAAGCTGCTGTGTTAGCGAACTGTGCTAAACACGAAGGAGTTCTTTCATCCAAGCACGAAGAGAGTGTGTTAGCTTTGTTGCGCTGCTCTGCTCTAGCGCCTGGATGCGAGCGATACCGTCGGGAGTTCACAGAGAGCTTGCATCAATTGTTGAGCCCAAAATTCACAAACTCGAATAGGACTTTGCTGGTACTCAGAGCTGCGGGTACTAAACTTGTTGCGACACCGcaggaaaaagcactcaatggAAGTTTAGGGAAGCACTTCAATACCCTTGCCCATGGTGGTGAAAGATCATTTAGTGGAGAAGTTAATAGTGAAAATAACTCTGGcgaaaatactttttcaaaacGTTCGAGCAGTCAGTCTGGAAGTATGTTCAAACGGAGAAGGCAAAGATCTCGGTCCTTTTCAAACAGCGAGGAAGCTCCCAGTAACttcgaaagacaacaaaacaaaaaatctaaGGGCGAAAACTGTACAGCAGGAGTAACATACGAggataaattgaaagatttaGATGACTTTGAATGCAAACTTTGctttaatttgttatttcaaCCGATAACTACAATATGTGGACACACTTTTTGTCGAGAATGTCTGGAGCGATGCCTTGACCATCGCGTCGAATGTCCATGTTGTCGGACGGTTCTTGATCAATACGACCGAGGAGTACCAAACATGGAAGTCACTGAAGTACTGGAGTTGATTTTGGTCAACTATTTCACGGCATATTATAACGAAAGGAAGAGAAATTATCAAGAAAGCATCGAGAAACTAGCGAG TGTGGGAAAAGATGGCCATGCACAAGTCCCTATTTTTGTCTGCACCCTAGCTGTTCCAAAAGTTCCATGTCCTTTGCACATATTTGAGCCACGGTATCGCCTGATGTTACGGCGTTGTGTCAGTTCAGGCTCAAAGCAATTTGGCATGTGTGTCCCAAGTGATGACTCAAACAAGAATTTTGCAGATTATGGTACTATGCTCAATATCAAGTCAGTGAATTTTCTTCCTGATGGTCGTTCAATTGTGGATACAGAAGGGGGAGAGCGTTTCCATGTTGTGTCAAGGGGTATGTTGGATGGTTACCATACAGCAACTGTTGAATGGCTAAAGGATGAACAGGTTGAGGATGCAGATGAGATCAGACAACTCCATGAACTAAACAGAACTGGCCACAACACATTACAGACTTGGTTCAGTCAAATGACATCTAGGCAGCAACAGTGCATCATGAATGCTATTGGACCCATCCCAGCCTTAAGAGAGGATATTCAGCTGTGCAACAATGGACCAGATTGGATGTGGTGGGTACTTGCGGCACTACCACTTCAGGATAAACCCAAACTTATTATTTTAGGGATGACTTCTATACTTGAACGGCTTAATAGCATAATTCGTTTTCTCCAGTTGATGCTTTCTCTACAGAAAAAGTCAATGGAGACAGAGTCTCCAGGgtcttga
- the LOC131782473 gene encoding UDP-glucose 4-epimerase-like has protein sequence MIGRCILVTGGAGYVGTHTVVELVNAGYEVVVIDNFVNAFSESMKRVEEITGKELKFYSVDLLNKDALKDIFRKHNFYAVVHLAALKAVGESVQIPLQYYNNNITGSINLLECMKEHGVWNFVFSSSATVYGVPNCLPISEEHPVGNGITNPYGRSKFFIEEIIKDLCKAEEKMNAVLLRYFNPVGAHKSGKIGEDPQGIPNNLMPYILQVAVGKRSHLNVFGDDYNTIDGTGVRDYIHVVDLAVGHVIALKQFENKCGCQIYNLGTGRGYSVLEMVKAVEKASGKPVPYKIAPRREGDVDAVYSDASLAKKELGWTAARGLDEMCEDSWRWQSQNPEGFKTQKE, from the exons ATGATTGGAAGATGTATTCTTGTCACTGGTGGAGCAGGATATGTTGGTACACATACGGTTGTAGAGCTTGTTAACGCTGGATACGAGGTTGTCGTTATTGACAACTTTGTAAATGCTTTTAGTG AGAGCATGAAAAGAGTTGAGGAAATAACAGGAAAGGAGCTTAAATTTTATTCTGTTGATTTACTTAACAAAGATGCCTTGAAAGACATATTCAGAAAA caCAATTTTTACGCTGTGGTTCACCTGGCAGCTTTGAAGGCAGTTGGTGAATCAGTACAAATTCCTCTACAATATTATAACAATAACATCACTGGTTCTATAAATCTATTGGAG tGTATGAAGGAACATGGGGTTTggaattttgtattttcttcctCTGCTACAGTCTATGGTGTTCCAAATTGTCTCCCTATCAGTGAAGAACACCCAGTGGGTAATGGAATAACAAACCCTTATGGACGATCCAAGTTCTTTATCGAAGAAATTATTAAGGATCTATGCAAAGCTGAAGAG AAAATGAATGCTGTACTGCTGAGGTACTTTAATCCTGTTGGAGCTCACAAGTCAGGAAAAATTGGTGAAGATCCTCAG GGTATTCCCAATAATCTCATGCCATATATACTTCAAGTTGCTGTGGGCAAAAGATCTCATCTTAATGTGTTTGGTGATGATTACAACACTATTGATGGGACAG gtgTGCGGGATTATATTCATGTGGTTGACTTAGCTGTTGGACATGTCATTGCACTGaagcaatttgaaaacaagtgTGGTTGCCAG ATCTACAACCTTGGCACAGGAAGAGGATACTCTGTTCTTGAAATGGTGAAAGCTGTTGAAAAAGCCTCTGGAAAACCA GTTCCATACAAAATTGCTCCACGTCGTGAAGGAGATGTGGATGCTGTGTATTCTGATGCTTCATTAGCAAAGAAAGAGCTTGGCTGGACAGCAGCACGAGGATTAGATGAAATGT GTGAAGATTCGTGGAGATGGCAATCACAGAACCCAGAGGgattcaaaactcaaaaagaatAA
- the LOC131782474 gene encoding microtubule-associated protein RP/EB family member 1-like: protein MAAINVHSTSCTTDNLSRHDMLKWINESLQLKYTKIEQLCSGAAYCQFMDMLFMDCVNMAKVKFASNQEHEFINNWKILQKAFKNAGVDKTIPIEKLVKGKFQDNFEFVQWFKRFFDANYIGPDPDYDPVEARHGKTDTPQIAQPRKGSGQLTRPVQPPAKNPALSKGNFSKPTAGGPARNGGASRGGASGLGRPAAQSSRTVGGAAQGPRTGGAAGGSSAAIAQKDAQIQELNNELTALQLTVEGLEKERDFYFGKLRDIEVKCQEEDPGANVVQKVLEILYATEEGFAAPEEGGNNEEYEYNDEQEEY, encoded by the exons ATGGCGGCAATAAACGTTCATAGCACTAGTTGTACTACAGATAATCTTAGTAGACATGACATGCTGAAATGGATCAACGAGAGTCTGCAGCTTAAGTACACCAAAATTGAACAACTATGTTCCG GTGCTGCATATTGCCAGTTTATGGATATGTTGTTCATGG ATTGTGTAAATATGGCAAAGGTGAAGTTTGCATCAAATCAAGAACACGAATTCATAAATAACTGGAAGATATTGCAAAAGGCGTTTAAGAATGCTGGAGTTGATAAG ACGATCCCAATTGAAAAGTTAGTCAAAGGGAAGTTTCAAGATAACTTTGAGTTTGTTCAGTGGTTCAAGAGGTTTTTTGATGCAAACTATATCGGGCCTGATCCTGATTATGATCCTGTAGAAGCACGACATGGAAAAACAGATACTCCACAGATTGCTCAGCCACGAAAAGGGTCAGGACAGCTTACCAGACCTGTGCAACCCCCAG CCAAAAATCCGGCTCTCtcaaaaggaaattttagtAAACCTACAGCAGGTGGTCCGGCCAGAAATGGTGGAGCTTCTAGAGGTGGTGCATCAGGACTTGGACGTCCAGCAGCACAAAGTTCGCGCACTGTAGGAGGGGCAGCACAGGGACCCCGTACTGGAGGAGCAGCTGGAGGGTCATCTGCTGCAATTGCACAGAAAGATGCCCAAATACAGGAACTTAATAATGAG CTCACTGCACTGCAACTGACAGTGGAAGgattagaaaaagaaagagatttctACTTTGGCAAGTTACGAGATATTGAAGTCAAATGCCAGGAAGAAGATCCAGGTGCTAATGTTGTCCAGAAGGTCTTGGAAATTCTGTATGCAACTGAG GAGGGTTTTGCTGCACCAGAGGAAGGTGGTAACAATGAAGAATATGAATATAATGATGAACAAGAAGAGTACTAG
- the LOC131782582 gene encoding metallophosphoesterase 1 homolog isoform X2, producing the protein MLKKCLWYWYIFTLKVSLVLLVIVVFIGEFGCFLWAFFTWRIPDQSRDSLNLLLISDSQIPGYKEEPEGIQGCITRVDTDWYLFKAFYLALASFSPDAVIHLGDILDEGSIATDEQYEEYKARHDKIFHTFDRSERIYVAGDNDIGGEWSDILTEQKTLRFQRHFGPINDVVKLKSFQIIKINSASLLRRKPFREERKIYNKTVDFINNLSPKLDKEKISILVGHVPIDEISVKHDVPLRKLIRTMKPTYAFSGHLHENMWCLPAAIAWEQK; encoded by the exons atgttGAAGAAGTGTTTGTGGTACTGGTATATATTTACCCTCAAGGTGTCATTGGTTTTACTTGTAATTGTTGTGTTTATTGGAGAGTTTGGATGTTTTCTATGGGCTTTTTTTACTTGGAGGATTCCTGACCAATCCAGAGATTCACTGAATTTACTTCTCATCTCTGACTCACAAATCCCG GGATACAAGGAAGAACCTGAAGGAATTCAAGGATGTATAACACGTGTGGATACAGACTGGTATTTATTCAAGGCTTTTTATCTGGCCTTGGCATCGTTTTCACCTGATGCTGTTATTCATTTAG GTGACATTTTAGATGAAGGATCAATTGCTACAGATGAGCAATATGAGGAGTATAAG GCAAGACATGATAAGATTTTCCACACCTTTGACAGATCTGAAAGGATCTATGTTGCTGGGGACAATGACATTGGAGGTGAATGGAGTGATATCCTCACAGAACAAAAAACATTGAGATTTCAACGACACTTTGGTCCCATAAATGATGTGGTGAAACTGAAgtcttttcaaataattaag ATCAATTCAGCAAGTTTGTTAAGAAGAAAACCTTttagagaggaaagaaaaatctaCAATAAAACTGTAGATTTTATCAATAATCTTTCTCCAAAACTGGACAAGGAGAAGATTTCCATTTTAGTTGGTCATGTTCCTATTGACGAAATTAGTGTAAAACATGATGTTCCATTGCGCAAG ttaATTCGAACTATGAAACCAACCTATGCGTTCTCAGGTCATCTTCATGAG AATATGTGGTGCCTACCTGCAGCTATCGCATGGGAACAAAAATGA